The Melanotaenia boesemani isolate fMelBoe1 chromosome 3, fMelBoe1.pri, whole genome shotgun sequence genome contains the following window.
AGAGCACACAGGTGGCTACTCTTACACAAGAGGCTTTGGCTGGATGCTCCACGCTGGGCTTTCCTGCACAGAGTGTCCACCAGTCTCTGGCCCACCATGATCACCAGCTTACTTTGGGAGATGAATTTTTCTGGGGGCTGGCCGTCCTGAAGGCTGCCTACAAATCCCCCAATGGCCTTTTGAAGAGCTCCAAAGTAAAGGCGGCTGTGCTCCGACAGGGAGGGGGGTTGATGATGGTCTGGGCTGTTGCTGGAGTCGGAGAGGTTTATCTGGTTATCGGCCTGAGTACAGAAGAATAAAGAAGGTGAAGCTGGTCACatgtatgatgtcagaatgaagCTAAAATCCACTTTAACCTGAACAGGTGAACATTATTTTACTGTCTCTGAATTTCTGAATAAACATGTTCAACTATTCAATGTTTACTTGTTTCTACTACAACATGCTGTTCTCCAACAAGATGATTGAccacaaaaagataaaagatgtgtctgaaccatgaatggacCAGTAAATGTTCGATTTAATGACAGCTAGTATCTAAACGTCCTCttcacattcacactgcagctggAATTTTTTGCCCATATGCAACTCAAATCGGATGTTTAATGAAAGTTGAACGGCACAAATCcacgacccaggccactttcataCGTGGTCCTGGATCTGTGTGGAAGCAACCTCAGCCTGAACAGTAATGCCACATTTCATCCCACTTCAATGTCACAGAAGTGAGACAAACGTCACAATTCTGCAGCGGTGGAAGGGCATCGCGGTGGATAACGTTGGCGCAGCTGGTCAATGGAAAGAAAGCAAAGTGTTGGACTTAATGAGTGTTTGGGGTGACAGTTCTGGCCAAGACAGTTCATCAGCTGGGCATAATTCTGTCGGTTCCAACTGTGGAAATACTTTCAATTTGATACACAAATGTGTGCAGCCTCCATATTTACTTCCGTAAACATGACTCACTGCatgatgttgtgttttcttctgcaCATGCGTGTCACTTCAGGACCACAGGCCATTCACACGTAGTGTGCTAAAGGTCACATTGAAATGATAATATGATAAGAATATGATCATTTGtggattttggtttaaaaaaattaaatttggccattaagacctgcagtcaTCAGGCCAAGACCAGACACGTTACTCATGCTGTAGTTTATCCACCTATGCTGGTAGGTTTAGTTTGAGATGAATGAATCATTGTCACACGATTCTACTTAGAAGTCCTACATTCAAGATGCGTAGcattaaacttttacattttctatttacTTCACCTGAAAGTTGAATATCCCTCATCTTTTGTGAGTAGTGTGTTCTCTGGACTAGTCTTTCCCGTCTACTTCTGACTACAAAACATTTGACATTCATGGCTTGTTTCTTCCGGCTCGTTGATGCTTaacacagaagacggatacgcagacggatgGACAGTTTCGGTTACGCTCATAacttggtccgttttcaggaagcttagctatccatcacttgatgcagaagacggagcaaaaCCACTGGAAAtcacgggggcagtgctgagcagaataacatgcgaccagggaaagaaacaaaccagagaagaagaagaggatcagaaagggaacaaaaaggctgaagaatgaagacgagcacaacCACTGTAGAATTTGCACAAGTTTTTGAAGAGAGGctatgcaagtgtttagggtgtgttgggcggttggaaacaactttatagggATGCATTACCGCTGCTGTCTGAAgtactgcccactagtggagaaactgacttaacaaccatggaaACGTAAAAGACGCatgaagtatgaggacggcgatGTATGACAACGCCTGACACAGACATCTCTGTTTACCCACGTAAGGGAGCATGAATGGGCCTGAAGACGTAAAGCTGTTTTGTTCCTTACAGATTCAGAGGCTGGTGTCACATTATCTTTTGGTTTcctctgctcttcctcctgctgcCTGTCCTCCTCTTTagtctaaaaataaaagcaacatcattattataataataattttttgcTTTCCCTTGGGTAAAGAAAATTAAGTTACTATGTTAACCGAAATTCTCTATGATGTCTGAAAGCACCAGAAGTTCTCACCTGCAGGTCTATGTAGTCATCGTCATCCTTGACTTCGTTCCCTCCTTGTTTAATTGTATCAGGACTTTTCTGTGTCTCTGCAGGACTTTTGGTCCTGACAGACTCGGGTGCTTTAAACAGAAGCTTTGCGTTGCCGTGGATGATGGACACAAGGCGCTTAACGTCATCCGGAACAGTGCGTGCCACCATAACAAAACGATCCAGTTGATCTGGTGACTGGACCCTGCCTGGCTCCTGACAGAGCACAGTGAGCGGCCAGCCGGCTGTGTTCAGGACACTCAATGTTTGTTGTAGGATCACACCAGAGTCCTCTATGATGGAGAGCTGCTTATTCAGCCTGCGCTGCAGGTTGGCATCAGTTAAACGGCGTGCATTGCCTTTAACATCCAAGGAAAAATTTAGGAAACACATCAGAGAGGAAGCAATGCCCTCTGCTGCCTCTTTGATCTCTTTGTGGTGtttctccagatgttctttacaCCTCCAGTTACTGCTGACAAAGACCATGAGTTGGGGCACAGCCCTGCAAACAGACTCCTGCAGGTCCAAGAGTTTCCGGCAGGCCTCATCCTGACTGAGCGTCACTTTCCGATGAGGCTCCGGGGAAGAGGAGCTGAGAGGAAGAGAGTCACATGAGCTGGAGGAAGAGCTGGATGCCATGCTGATTCTTTGATTGTCTGCTGCAGGGAGACATGGAGCTCTACCTCGCTCATCCTCCTGCAACACCGAATCCTGATTTTCTGGAACATCATGAAAAGGTGCAGAGGTCAGAAAGTCCTTCATCTGCTGCCTGCCCACCCTCTTCACTTTGAAGTTATTGCTTGAGTCTCCCCTGAACTCCAGAGGTTTATGATCCCCAGAGGGTTCACTTCTGTTTTGGGTAAAAGGTTCTTTGTTGTGTAGCACACCACAGACCAACTTTTCTGAAGCTTGTGGGGGTTCGTTGTGAAGAAGGGCTTGTGGTAAAACTTTGGGTTGACTGGATATGTCAATAGAGATGGATTTGGGGATATCATAATGTAAAGAGGTTGGATTGCCTCTTTGAATGGGTAAAGCATGTACTGGAAGAGTGTCATAGAGCTGGCCACCAGTGGCTCTGAAGGGCAATGTGTCGTAAGAGTTTTGGTGTGGACTTGGTGGTGAAACTGCTGGCACATCATAGATCCACTCAGGCTTGCGAGGGCTTGGCAGGGTG
Protein-coding sequences here:
- the cass4 gene encoding cas scaffolding protein family member 4 — translated: MSKLAKALYDNTAECADELGFRKGDIVTVVDQHVAGTSGWWMCSLYGRHGLAPANRLKLLPQTGTTAAPLSLVAEKSKLTHARSDDNVQNIYQIPSMPQPTSSPAYELMDVIYKAPSTPVSTSKSPIQSALQHSLDGHEANKLSFFNMASSPKGEVYDVPCQPKRASLFAESTTPKQMTRNTSMIQTSDLEKRFDSPESLTCSSPGEAYVYAVPPPLTQDPNYDVPVPSAAEFHQKVIGGYSTLPSPRKPEWIYDVPAVSPPSPHQNSYDTLPFRATGGQLYDTLPVHALPIQRGNPTSLHYDIPKSISIDISSQPKVLPQALLHNEPPQASEKLVCGVLHNKEPFTQNRSEPSGDHKPLEFRGDSSNNFKVKRVGRQQMKDFLTSAPFHDVPENQDSVLQEDERGRAPCLPAADNQRISMASSSSSSSCDSLPLSSSSPEPHRKVTLSQDEACRKLLDLQESVCRAVPQLMVFVSSNWRCKEHLEKHHKEIKEAAEGIASSLMCFLNFSLDVKGNARRLTDANLQRRLNKQLSIIEDSGVILQQTLSVLNTAGWPLTVLCQEPGRVQSPDQLDRFVMVARTVPDDVKRLVSIIHGNAKLLFKAPESVRTKSPAETQKSPDTIKQGGNEVKDDDDYIDLQTKEEDRQQEEEQRKPKDNVTPASESADNQINLSDSSNSPDHHQPPSLSEHSRLYFGALQKAIGGFVGSLQDGQPPEKFISQSKLVIMVGQRLVDTLCRKAQRGASSQSLLCKSSHLCALLKQLAVATKKAALHFPDKQALHEAQEFAKELAQRAQHFRISLDL